The following proteins come from a genomic window of Chionomys nivalis chromosome 9, mChiNiv1.1, whole genome shotgun sequence:
- the Arfrp1 gene encoding ADP-ribosylation factor-related protein 1 isoform X2, with protein sequence MSLSKITTTVGLNIGTVDVGKARLMFWDLGGQEELQSLWDKYYAECHGVIYVIDSTDEERLSESKEAFEKVVSSEALDGVPILVLANKQDVETCLSIPDIKTAFSDCTCKIGRRDCLTQACSALTGKGVREGIEWMVKCVVRNVHRPPRQRDIT encoded by the exons ATGAGTCTATCTAAAATCACCACCACCGTGGGTCTAAACA TTGGCACTGTGGACGTGGGGAAGGCTCGTCTCATGTTCTGGGACTTAGGTGGGCAAGAAGAGCTGCAGTCTTTGTGGGACAAG tACTATGCAGAGTGCCATGGTGTCATCTATGTCATTGACTCCACTGATGAGGAGAGACTGTCAGAATCCAAAGAGGCATTTG AGAAGGTGGTTTCGAGTGAAGCACTGGACGGTGTCCCCATCCTGGTGTTGGCCAACAAGCAGGATGTGGAG ACCTGCCTCTCCATTCCTGACATCAAGACTGCATTCAGTGACTGTACCTGCAAGATTGGCCGACGAGACTGTCTGACCCAGGCCTGCTCTGCTCTCACAGG CAAAGGAGTTCGAGAGGGCATCGAATGGATGGTGAAGTGTGTCGTGAGGAATGTTCACCGGCCACCACGGCAGAGGGACATCACATAA
- the Arfrp1 gene encoding ADP-ribosylation factor-related protein 1 isoform X1 has product MYTLLSGLYKYMFQKDEYCILILGLDNAGKTTFLEQSKTRFNKNYKGMSLSKITTTVGLNIGTVDVGKARLMFWDLGGQEELQSLWDKYYAECHGVIYVIDSTDEERLSESKEAFEKVVSSEALDGVPILVLANKQDVETCLSIPDIKTAFSDCTCKIGRRDCLTQACSALTGKGVREGIEWMVKCVVRNVHRPPRQRDIT; this is encoded by the exons ATGTATACGCTGCTTTCGGGGCTGTACAAGTACATGTTCCAGAAGGACGAATACTGCATCCTGATCCTGGGCCTGGACAATGCTGGGAAGACA aCCTTCTTGGAACAATCAAAAACACGGTTTAACAAGAACTACAAGGGGATGAGTCTATCTAAAATCACCACCACCGTGGGTCTAAACA TTGGCACTGTGGACGTGGGGAAGGCTCGTCTCATGTTCTGGGACTTAGGTGGGCAAGAAGAGCTGCAGTCTTTGTGGGACAAG tACTATGCAGAGTGCCATGGTGTCATCTATGTCATTGACTCCACTGATGAGGAGAGACTGTCAGAATCCAAAGAGGCATTTG AGAAGGTGGTTTCGAGTGAAGCACTGGACGGTGTCCCCATCCTGGTGTTGGCCAACAAGCAGGATGTGGAG ACCTGCCTCTCCATTCCTGACATCAAGACTGCATTCAGTGACTGTACCTGCAAGATTGGCCGACGAGACTGTCTGACCCAGGCCTGCTCTGCTCTCACAGG CAAAGGAGTTCGAGAGGGCATCGAATGGATGGTGAAGTGTGTCGTGAGGAATGTTCACCGGCCACCACGGCAGAGGGACATCACATAA